One genomic window of Trueperaceae bacterium includes the following:
- a CDS encoding nucleotidyltransferase family protein, which translates to MLVDGLDRLLVGPDDTLRHVVETIDRAELQLALVVDEGRRLLGVVSDGDVRRALLRGVALEDPAREVMNPKPLTVPEGTPAAAVEALMKRTSLRRIPVVDASNRVLGLAVPQGEAPLAENDVPVVIMAGGLGTRLAELTRDRPKPLLPVGAKPLLETMVERLVLQGFTHIYMSVNYKADMIEGYFGDGSRYQARIEYVHEHKRLGTAGALQYVSPVPGRPILVMNGDVLTTIDFRKLVDFHTQSGVAATMAVSYHDVQVPYGVVETSGPKVVSLVEKPVYRYFVNAGIYVLEPLCIQYLEPETYTDMTTLFERLLKDGREVASFPIHEYWQDVGRPADYARANEEYERVFSLM; encoded by the coding sequence TTGCTCGTAGACGGACTCGACAGGCTGCTAGTGGGGCCAGACGACACCCTCCGCCACGTCGTCGAGACGATCGACCGCGCCGAGCTGCAGCTCGCGCTGGTGGTCGACGAGGGGAGGCGTCTGCTCGGCGTCGTGTCCGACGGTGACGTCAGGCGCGCCCTGCTGCGCGGGGTCGCGCTCGAGGACCCGGCGCGCGAGGTCATGAACCCCAAGCCGCTCACGGTCCCCGAGGGCACGCCGGCGGCGGCGGTCGAGGCGCTGATGAAGCGCACGTCGCTGCGCCGCATCCCCGTCGTCGACGCCTCGAACCGCGTCCTCGGCCTGGCCGTGCCGCAGGGCGAGGCGCCCCTGGCCGAGAACGACGTGCCCGTCGTGATCATGGCGGGCGGCCTCGGCACCAGGCTCGCGGAGCTGACGCGCGACCGCCCGAAGCCGCTCCTGCCCGTGGGGGCGAAGCCGCTGCTCGAGACGATGGTCGAGCGGCTGGTGCTGCAGGGCTTCACGCACATCTACATGTCCGTGAACTACAAGGCGGACATGATCGAGGGGTACTTCGGCGACGGCTCGCGCTACCAGGCGCGCATCGAGTACGTGCACGAGCACAAGCGCCTGGGGACCGCCGGCGCGCTCCAGTACGTCTCGCCCGTGCCCGGCCGGCCGATCCTCGTGATGAACGGGGACGTCCTCACGACCATCGACTTCCGCAAGCTAGTCGACTTCCACACGCAGTCGGGCGTGGCCGCCACGATGGCGGTCAGCTACCACGACGTCCAGGTGCCCTACGGCGTCGTGGAGACGAGCGGTCCCAAGGTCGTCTCGCTCGTCGAGAAGCCCGTCTACCGCTACTTCGTGAACGCGGGGATCTACGTGCTCGAGCCGCTGTGCATCCAGTACCTCGAGCCGGAGACCTACACCGACATGACGACGCTCTTCGAGCGGCTCCTCAAGGACGGGCGCGAGGTGGCCTCGTTCCCGATCCACGAGTACTGGCAGGACGTGGGTAGGCCCGCCGACTACGCGCGGGCGAACGAGGAGTACGAGCGGGTCTTCTCCCTGATGTAG
- a CDS encoding ABC transporter ATP-binding protein, which produces MRILNIGKRILRVLEPAQRRAALGLLPLMVVRAVIDTVGVATVLPFIAVVADPEGALSNRYLGGLYRALGFQDVRSFLILLGLGAFLVLLVSNSLTVAVEFLLKRFAQRQSHLLQRRLMYLALARPYEDFLGDHSAEIGQNILGEVRQFIDGVLSPYLQVVARFIATLVLLGMLVAVDPLLAVTTGVVLAGVYALIFQLVRRVLNRIGKERQVADKARFRTVAETYGGIKDVKVSGRERTFLERFALAARRHAGLEVVLHVTRIVPRSLLEVVAFSGIIGIILYLLSTGRSTSTVISIVTLYAFACYRLIPAVQLIYESVSQLKYSLPSLELIERTFAAAQGRQTSLETGTPLALESQVEMRGVSYAYPNAEAPSLHGVDLVIRRGTATAIVGPTGSGKSTVLDLLLGLLRPAEGAVLVDGEPLTPERVRAWQAAIGYVPQHVFLSDDTVARNIAFGVPEDEVDAAAVERAARIAQIHDFVAELPEGYETRIGERGVRLSGGQRQRLGIARALYKDPPVLVLDEATSALDSVTEEAVFASLAELAGLKTVVLVTHRVSTVKGCDQVVVLDGGRVAGSGTYDELMRTSAAFQALARSRGDAVAAGG; this is translated from the coding sequence ATGCGCATCCTCAACATCGGCAAGAGAATCCTCCGGGTCCTCGAGCCGGCTCAGCGCCGCGCGGCGCTGGGCCTCCTGCCCCTGATGGTCGTGCGTGCGGTCATCGACACCGTCGGCGTGGCCACGGTGCTGCCCTTCATCGCGGTCGTCGCGGACCCGGAGGGCGCGCTGTCGAACCGCTACCTGGGCGGCCTCTACCGCGCCCTGGGCTTCCAGGACGTCCGCAGCTTCCTCATCCTCCTCGGGCTGGGGGCGTTCCTCGTGCTGCTCGTCAGCAACAGCCTCACGGTGGCGGTCGAGTTCCTGCTCAAGCGCTTCGCCCAGCGCCAGAGCCACCTGCTGCAGCGGCGCCTCATGTACCTGGCGCTCGCGCGCCCGTACGAGGACTTCCTCGGCGACCACAGCGCCGAGATCGGCCAGAACATCCTGGGCGAGGTCAGGCAGTTCATCGACGGCGTGCTCTCGCCCTACCTCCAGGTCGTCGCCCGCTTCATCGCCACGCTCGTCCTCCTCGGGATGCTCGTGGCCGTGGACCCGCTGCTCGCCGTCACGACGGGCGTGGTCCTGGCCGGCGTCTACGCGCTGATCTTCCAGCTCGTCAGGCGCGTCCTCAACCGCATCGGCAAGGAGAGGCAGGTCGCCGACAAGGCCCGGTTCCGCACCGTGGCCGAGACCTACGGCGGCATCAAGGACGTCAAGGTCTCCGGCCGGGAGAGGACGTTCCTGGAGCGCTTCGCGCTGGCCGCCCGGCGCCACGCCGGCCTGGAGGTCGTGCTGCACGTGACGCGCATCGTCCCGCGGTCGCTGCTCGAGGTCGTCGCCTTCAGCGGGATCATCGGGATCATCCTCTACCTCCTCTCGACGGGGAGGTCCACGAGCACCGTCATCAGCATCGTCACGCTCTACGCCTTCGCCTGCTACCGGCTCATCCCCGCCGTGCAGCTGATCTACGAGTCCGTGTCCCAGCTCAAGTACTCGCTGCCGTCGCTCGAGCTCATCGAGCGCACCTTCGCGGCGGCGCAGGGCCGGCAGACGTCGCTCGAGACGGGCACCCCGCTGGCGCTCGAGAGCCAGGTGGAGATGCGGGGCGTCTCCTACGCCTACCCCAACGCCGAGGCGCCCTCCCTGCACGGCGTCGACCTCGTGATCCGCCGCGGCACCGCCACGGCGATCGTCGGCCCCACGGGCTCCGGCAAGTCGACGGTGCTCGACCTCCTCCTGGGCCTGCTGCGTCCTGCGGAGGGCGCGGTGCTCGTCGACGGCGAGCCGCTCACGCCGGAGCGGGTCCGCGCGTGGCAGGCGGCGATCGGGTACGTGCCGCAGCACGTCTTCCTCAGCGACGACACGGTGGCGCGGAACATCGCCTTCGGGGTGCCGGAGGACGAGGTGGACGCCGCCGCCGTCGAGAGGGCGGCGCGCATCGCCCAGATCCACGACTTCGTCGCGGAGCTGCCCGAGGGCTACGAGACGCGCATCGGCGAGCGCGGCGTGAGGCTCTCCGGCGGCCAGCGCCAGCGCCTGGGCATCGCCAGGGCCCTCTACAAGGACCCGCCGGTGCTGGTGCTCGACGAGGCCACGAGCGCGCTCGACAGCGTCACCGAGGAGGCCGTGTTCGCCTCGCTGGCCGAGCTGGCCGGGCTGAAGACGGTCGTGCTCGTCACCCACCGCGTGTCGACGGTGAAGGGGTGCGACCAGGTGGTCGTGCTCGACGGCGGGCGCGTGGCCGGGTCCGGCACCTACGACGAGCTCATGCGCACCAGCGCCGCCTTCCAGGCGCTGGCCCGGTCGCGCGGCGACGCCGTGGCGGCCGGCGGCTGA
- a CDS encoding N-acetylneuraminate synthase family protein translates to MKQFDIAGRPVGDGHPPYVIAEIGSNHNGDMALCYELIDAAAECGVDAVKFQSFSATSLVGEAEYARNTTYSDKKKHFGTLREMVEAYQFTPEMHEQALERCRERGVAFLSTPFSPEEVDLLERLGVGAHKVASMDVNHPLLLRSIGATGKAVLLSTGMATLGEVEAAVAALREAGSGEVCLLHCVSIYPPDPRDVHLRNIPTLRAAFDAPVGFSDHTLGVAIPLAAVALGACVIEKHFTIDKDMEGWDHAISADPEEMRRLVEDSRLVHASLGSAVRTVSEAEMEKRRRFRRRIVARRELPAGHVLTLDDIDFKRPGTGIHPNEYELVVGRRLTRPVGRDHELEWSDLG, encoded by the coding sequence ATGAAGCAGTTCGACATCGCCGGACGCCCCGTCGGGGACGGCCACCCGCCCTACGTGATCGCCGAGATCGGCTCGAACCACAACGGCGACATGGCCCTGTGCTACGAGCTCATCGACGCCGCCGCCGAGTGCGGCGTCGACGCCGTCAAGTTCCAGTCCTTCTCCGCGACGTCGCTCGTCGGCGAGGCCGAGTACGCGCGCAACACCACCTACTCGGACAAGAAGAAGCACTTCGGCACGCTGCGGGAGATGGTCGAGGCCTACCAGTTCACGCCCGAGATGCACGAGCAGGCCCTCGAGCGCTGCCGGGAGAGGGGCGTGGCGTTCCTCTCGACGCCGTTCTCGCCCGAGGAGGTCGACCTGCTCGAGCGGCTCGGCGTGGGCGCGCACAAGGTCGCCTCGATGGACGTGAACCACCCGCTGCTGCTGCGCTCCATCGGGGCCACGGGCAAGGCGGTGCTGCTCTCCACCGGCATGGCGACGCTGGGCGAGGTCGAGGCCGCCGTGGCCGCGCTCCGCGAGGCGGGGTCCGGCGAGGTGTGCCTGCTGCACTGCGTGTCCATCTACCCGCCCGACCCCCGCGACGTGCACCTCCGCAACATCCCCACGCTGCGCGCGGCGTTCGACGCGCCCGTGGGCTTCTCCGACCACACGCTGGGCGTGGCGATCCCCCTCGCCGCCGTCGCCTTGGGCGCGTGCGTGATCGAGAAGCACTTCACCATCGACAAGGACATGGAGGGCTGGGACCACGCCATCTCGGCCGACCCCGAGGAGATGCGTCGCCTCGTGGAGGACTCGCGGCTCGTGCACGCGTCGCTGGGCAGCGCCGTGCGCACCGTCAGCGAGGCCGAGATGGAGAAGCGCCGGCGCTTCAGGCGGCGCATCGTGGCGCGCCGCGAGCTGCCGGCCGGCCACGTCCTCACGCTCGATGACATCGACTTCAAGCGGCCCGGGACCGGCATCCACCCGAACGAGTACGAGCTCGTCGTCGGACGACGCCTCACGCGGCCGGTGGGGCGCGACCACGAGCTCGAGTGGAGCGACCTCGGCTGA
- a CDS encoding glycosyltransferase family A protein gives MIPTYGQAAVLGRAIGSALRQDLASLEVIVADDASPDATSDVVAGFDDPRLRYHRNPTNLGRVGNYRHTLERLARGKYVLNLDGDDWLVDPTYLRRASQLMEEEPDVVLVFANAWRYREDDGAFFRLSGQNEGLPRVGSGTDVFLRYPTGEVWIPHLTALYRREEALSVGFYRENIIGSDTDSLLRLVVGRKVGFIDSHAAAWRIHGANATRTLDVDARVANLACVDGPFEAARASGAVPQPALARWRAAMHRRLCLEFVRGAVRSGDYGALWRFMMQLMRRSPRTAVSVAGAAVSFALGRGAQRRFPPVYMELGEEAAA, from the coding sequence ATGATCCCCACCTACGGGCAGGCCGCGGTGCTCGGCAGGGCGATCGGCTCGGCGCTGCGGCAGGACCTCGCGTCCCTCGAGGTGATCGTCGCCGACGACGCCTCACCCGACGCCACCTCAGACGTCGTCGCGGGCTTCGACGACCCCCGGCTGCGCTACCACCGCAACCCCACGAACCTGGGGCGCGTCGGCAACTACCGCCACACGCTCGAGCGTCTCGCGCGCGGCAAGTACGTCCTCAACCTCGACGGCGACGACTGGCTCGTCGACCCCACCTACCTGCGCCGGGCCTCGCAGCTCATGGAGGAGGAGCCGGACGTCGTGCTGGTCTTCGCGAACGCCTGGCGCTACCGCGAGGACGACGGCGCCTTCTTCAGGCTGTCGGGGCAGAACGAGGGCCTGCCGCGCGTGGGCTCCGGCACCGACGTCTTCCTCAGGTACCCCACGGGCGAGGTGTGGATACCCCACCTCACGGCGCTCTACCGCCGCGAGGAGGCCCTGTCCGTGGGCTTCTACCGGGAGAACATCATCGGGTCGGACACCGACTCGCTGCTCAGGCTGGTGGTAGGGCGGAAGGTCGGGTTCATCGACAGCCACGCCGCGGCGTGGCGCATCCACGGCGCGAACGCCACGCGGACCCTCGACGTCGACGCGCGCGTGGCGAACCTCGCCTGCGTCGACGGGCCCTTCGAGGCGGCCCGCGCCAGCGGGGCCGTCCCGCAGCCGGCGCTCGCGCGGTGGCGCGCGGCCATGCACAGGCGCCTCTGCCTCGAGTTCGTGCGCGGCGCCGTCAGGTCAGGTGACTACGGGGCCCTGTGGCGGTTCATGATGCAGCTGATGCGACGCAGCCCGCGGACCGCCGTGAGCGTGGCCGGGGCGGCCGTCTCGTTCGCCCTGGGGCGCGGGGCGCAGAGGCGCTTCCCGCCCGTCTACATGGAACTAGGCGAGGAGGCGGCCGCGTGA
- a CDS encoding NAD(P)-dependent oxidoreductase codes for MDRTVLVTGAAGYIGSVLVRQLLARGYRVRAVDSLLFGGEALLGVLDDERFEFRKADVRDAAAMTDALRGVWAVAHLAAIVGDPACRREPELARSVNLGASLALYEAADKAGVERFVFASTCSNYGKMPDPSAYVDESSELRPVSLYAETKVAVERYLLGLEGERRAKPTCLRFATVYGLSPRMRFDLTVNEFTRQVVTGRELVVFGEQFWRPYCHVRDLARSVVHVLEAPAEKVAFEVFNVGDTDENYRKADVVDAIVAQVPEARVSYVHKDEDPRDYRVSFAKIKSVLGFEVTRRVADGIREIRSAIEEGLLTQPYSPAYANVPAAGEATPFA; via the coding sequence GGCTACCGCGTCAGGGCGGTCGACTCGCTGCTCTTCGGCGGGGAGGCCCTGCTGGGCGTCCTCGACGACGAGCGCTTCGAGTTCCGCAAGGCCGACGTCCGCGACGCGGCCGCCATGACCGACGCCCTGCGCGGCGTCTGGGCGGTGGCCCACCTGGCCGCGATCGTGGGCGACCCCGCCTGCCGTCGCGAGCCGGAGCTCGCGAGGAGCGTGAACCTCGGAGCCTCGCTGGCGCTCTACGAGGCGGCCGACAAGGCCGGCGTCGAGCGCTTCGTGTTCGCGTCCACGTGCTCGAACTACGGCAAGATGCCCGACCCGAGCGCCTACGTCGACGAGTCGTCGGAGCTGCGGCCGGTCTCGCTCTACGCCGAGACGAAGGTCGCCGTCGAGCGCTACCTCCTCGGCCTCGAGGGCGAGCGACGCGCCAAGCCCACGTGCCTGCGGTTCGCCACCGTCTACGGCCTCTCGCCGCGCATGCGCTTCGACCTCACCGTCAACGAGTTCACGCGCCAGGTCGTGACGGGCCGCGAGCTCGTCGTGTTCGGCGAGCAGTTCTGGCGCCCCTACTGCCACGTCCGCGACCTCGCCAGGAGCGTCGTGCACGTGCTGGAGGCGCCCGCCGAGAAGGTGGCGTTCGAGGTCTTCAACGTCGGCGACACGGACGAGAACTACCGCAAGGCCGACGTCGTCGACGCGATCGTGGCCCAGGTGCCGGAGGCGCGCGTCAGCTACGTGCACAAGGACGAGGACCCGCGCGACTACCGCGTCAGCTTCGCGAAGATCAAGAGCGTCCTCGGCTTCGAGGTGACGCGTCGGGTGGCGGACGGCATCCGCGAGATCAGGTCGGCGATCGAGGAGGGCCTGCTGACGCAGCCGTACTCGCCCGCGTACGCGAACGTGCCGGCGGCGGGCGAGGCTACGCCGTTCGCCTGA